The genome window GCGGGCCTCGCCAAGGCGGCCGAGGTGCTGCGGGCCGAGCGGCTGCGCGACCCGGCCCGGCGGCCGCTGCTCGTGCTCGTCACCGACGGCCGCGCCACCGACGGCGACGCCGCCGACCGCGCCGCCCGCCTGCTGACCGGCACGGCGTGCGTGGTCGTCGACTGCGAGACCGGCCCGGTACGGCTCGGCCTGGCGGCCCGCCTCGCCGCCCGGCTGCGGGCCACCCTGCTCCCCCTCGACGCGCTGTCCGAGCCGGGCGCCGCCGTACCCGCCCGGCGAGCCCACGCGAAGGCGGTGTGAGATGCCACAGGGAAGGCCACCGGTGATCCCGGACGACGGGCTCACCACCCGGCAGCGGCGGAACCGGCCGCTGGTGATCGTGCACACCGGCCCCGGCAAGGGGAAGTCCACGGCCGCGTTCGGCATGGCGCTGCGCGCGTGGAACCAAGGCTGGCCGATCGGGGTGTTCCAGTTCGTCAAGTCGGCGAAGTGGCGCACCGGCGAGGAGCGCGCGCTGCGGCTGCTCGGCGCGAGCGGCGAGGGCGGCACGGTCACCTGGCACAAGATGGGCGAGGGCTGGTCCTGGCTGCGGCGCTCCGGGACCGGGCACGACCACGCGGCCCAGGCCCGGGAGGGCTGGGAGCAGGTGCGGCGGGATCTGGCCGCCGAGACGTACCGGTTCTACGTGCTCGACGAGTTCACCTACCCGCTCGCCTGGGGCTGGGTGGACCTCGACGACGTGCTGGAGACGCTGCGGGGCCGGCCCGGGTACCAGCACGTGGTGATCACCGGGCGGAACGCGCCGGAGCGGCTGGTCGAGGCGGCCGACCTGGTGACCGAGATGGGCAAGATCCGCCACCCCATGGACCGTGGGCAGAAGGGCCAGAAGGGCATCGAGTGGTAGCGCCGCCGGGGCCCGCGGCCGCCGGGGCGGCCCGCCGTACCGACGCCGCCGTGCCCCGGCTGGTGATCGCCGCGCCGTCGTCCGGGGCGGGCAAGACCACGGTGGCGACCGGGCTCATGGCCGCGCTGCACGCGCGCGGCCTGCGGGTGTCGCCGCACAAGGTGGGCCCCGACTACATCGACCCCGGCTACCACGCGGTCGCCACCGGGCGGCCGGGCCGCAACCTCGACCCCTTCTTGGTGGGCGAGGACCTGGTCGGGCCGCTGTTCCGGCACGGCGCGCGCGGCTGCGACGTCGCGGTGGTCGAGGGCGTGATGGGGCTGTTCGACGGGCACGCCGGCCGGGACTTCGCCTCGACCGCGCACGTGGCCCGGCTGCTCGACGCCCCGGTCGTGCTCGTCGTCGACGCCTCCCGGGCGGGCCGCTCGGTCGCCGCGCTGGTGCACGGCTTCGCCACCTTCGACCCGCGGGTACGGCTCGGCGGGGTGATCCTCAACCGGATCGGGTCGGACCGGCACGAGGAGCTGTGCCGGGAGGCGCTCGCGGGCTACCCGGTGCTGGGCGCGATCCGCCGCGACGAGGCAGTGGCCACCCCGTCCCGGCACCTCGGCCTGGTCCCCGCGGCCGAGCGCGGCGCGCCCGCGGTCGACGCGGTGCGGCGCATGGGCGAGCTGGTGGCCCGCTGCTGCGACCTCGAGGCGATCGTCCGGCTCGCCCGCGCCGCGCCGCCGCTCGGCGCGGCCGCGTGGGATCCGGCGGAGGCGCTCGCCCGCGCCGCGGGCGGGCGGGGCGAGCCGTACCGGCGCTCCGGCACGGTGGTGGCGGTGGCGGGCGGGCCCGCGTTCACCTTCGGCTACGCCGAGCACGTGGAGCTGCTGCGCGCCGCCGGGGCCGAGGTCGCGGCCTTCGACCCGCTCCGGGACGAGGCGCTGCCCGAGGGCACGGCCGCGGTCGTGCTCGGCGGCGGCTTCCCCGAGGTGTACGCGGACCGGCTCGCGGCGAACGAGCGGCTGCGCGCGGCGCTGGCCGCGTTCGGCGGGCCGATCGCCGCCGAGTGCGCCGGGCTGCTCTACCTGTGCCGGGAGCTCGACGGGCGGCGCATGTGCGGCCGCATCCCGGCCGCGGCGCGGATGACCGACCGGCTCACGCTCGGCTACCGGGAGGCGGTGGCCCGCCGCGACTCGCTGCTCACCCGGGCGGGCGAGCGGCTGCGCGGCCACGAGTTCCACCGCACCGTGGTCGACCGGGTGCCCGACCCGCTGCTGTGCTGGGACGGCGGCGCCGACGGCTTCGGCGACGCCCGCCTCACCGCCACCTACCTGCATCTGCACTGGGCCGGGAAGCCGATCCTGGCGCACCGCTTGGTCGCCGCCGCTGCGAAGTACCGGTGGCGCTCCGCGCGGGCTCGTCGCCCGTCCTGACGGCGAGCCACGCAGCGGCCACCGGCATTGCCGTTCGGAACGGGCGAGGTCGCGGCGTGGCCATCGCGAGCCAAGGGTTCGTACCGTCACGACCGCGAATGTCCGCCGAGCGCGCGCCCCTGTAAGCCGTAGCGAACTCCGCGCGAGCAGGTGCGCTCGTCGGCCGCGAGTCCCGGCTCGGCAAGGGCGGCTTCGGCGACGGCCGTCGCAGCCGGAGGCCCGATGTGGGCCGGGGAGGTACGCCGATTCCGGCGGGGCGGCCGGGCCGTCGGTCACCGATCAATCGGCCAATGGAAACGAAACGGATTCAGTTACCGGAGTGACGGGGATAAAGATCTGATTTGCCCACCAATGTGAAGCGTTCTCGCTACCATCTCCACCACTGCCGTGTCAGGTACCACCGGGCGGGCCGGCATGGAGCCGCACGGCTCGTATAGGCCTGCGAAGACCTGACCCAGGGTCGGTGACGCAGGACATGCCGCATGCGCGGCGTACGTCGAATCCCCGGTGCCCTCGCGCCGGGGACCGTATCCCAGGTGACCACCACGACACGAAAGACCCACCCGTGATCAAGAAGCTGCGGCCCAAGGACTACAACGACGCCTTCTACGTGGGGCACTGCTTCCGCAGCGGCACCGCGGTCGTCATGGACGTCTCGCACCTCCCCGACGACGTGGCCAGGCCGCTCGTGGACTTCTGTGCGGGCCTGGTCTACGGGCGAGGCGGCGACATGGAACGGCTCGACCGGAAGGTGTTCCTGCTCCAGCCTCCGGCGCGGCCCCGGATCGCGGCCGCCCACATTCCCGATCTCGCCCACATCGCGGACTGATCGGAAAATGCCGCCCACCGCCTCCTGTGCCGGTATCGCCCACCGGCACGCCGCCCCGCCCGCGGCGCACCGATTACCGCCCACTGCGACGAGAAAGTTTCAACCGCCCGTGGCGGGCCGCTGAGCGGTGACCAGGTACCCCGCCTCACCGACCGACGCCGCGCCGTACCGCGCGGCTCACTCGCGTTCGCAGGCGATGGCGTTGACGGCCGCGGCGGCGAGCGCGCTGCCACCGCGGCGGCCGTGCACCACCAGGTAGTCGAGGCCACTATGGACGAGGGCAAGCTTCGACTCGGCCGCGCCGACGAAGCCCACCGGGATGCCGAGCACCGCCGCTGGCCGGCCCGCTCCTTCGGCCACCAGCTCGAGCAGCCGGAACAGCGCGGTCGGCGCGTTGCCGATCGCGACCACCGAGCCCGCCAGCCGGTCCCGCCACAGCTCCAGCGCGGCCGCGCTCCGGGTGGTGCCGAGGCGCTCGGCGAGCTCGGGCACCCGCGGGTCGTTGAGCGTGCAGACCACCTCGTTGCCCGCGGGCAGCCGCCGCCGGGTGATGCCGGAGGCGACCATCTCGGCGTCGCACAGCACCGGCGCGCCCGCCCGCAGCGCGGCCCGCGCCCGGGTCACCACCTGCGGCGACCAGGCCAGGTCCCGGACGAGGTCGGTCATCCCGCACGCGTGGATCATCCGCACCGCGACCTGGGCCACCTCGGGTGGCAGGCCGTCCAGGTCCACCTCGGCCCGGATGGTGGCGAACGACCGCCGGTAGATCTCGGCGCCGTCCCTGATGTAGTCGAACGGCGGCCCGGCGTACCCGGTCACGGCCCCTCCTCCCGGTAACCGGTGGCGGTCGCCACCATCTGCCGCACCCGGCCGCGCGGCAGCCCGCAGCGGCGCTCACACCCGGACCAGTGCACCGGCACCTCGGCGGGCGCCGTCCGGGCGCGCACCCACGCGGCCGCGTCCGCGCGCACGTCGGCGAGCGCCCGGGCGCAGCCGGGCAGCCCGGTGCACGCGGTCACCCCCACCCACGGCGACCGCGGGTCGGTGACGAGCCCGGCCGCCACGAGGCCGTGCCGTACCGCCTCCGGGTCGGCCACGTCGCGGACCACGACCGTGCGCCACGGCGTGAACCGCACCTCGGCGGCGAGGCCGGCGATCGCGTGCGCCTGCTCCGGGGTGAGCCGCCCCAGCGGCACGAGGGCCTGTACGGCGAGCCCGCCCGACGGCTGCGCCACCACGCCCGGCTCGCGCGGCTGCGGCGGTGCCTGCCGTACCTCCCCGGCCGTGCCGCCGAGCGCGGCGGCGATCCGCGCCGGGCCGTCGGCGAGCTCGGCGATCCGCCACTCCGTGGTCCGCAGCCGCAGGAACGCCTCGGCCGCGTCGAGCATCGTCGGCACGGCCCGCTCCGGCGGCACCGCCAGCCCGGCGTCCCGCCCGGCGAGCAGCAACCGGCCCGCGGCGTAGGTGACGTCCGCATCCAGCCCCAGATCCCCGATCGAGAACAGGAACCGCCCGGGCAGCCGGGCCAGCCCCGGGCGCGCGCACAGCTCGCGGTCGAGCGCGTCCACCAGGTCCGCCTCCCCGAACGGGGAGGCCACGATGTTGCGCACCCGCTCGTGCGTGGCCGACGGCAGCAGGCCCGCGGCGGCGATGCGCGCGGCGAACGCCTCGGCCGCCGATCCCCCGCCCGGGACCGTCCCGGACAGGCCGCGGACCTGCACGTTCCCGCGCGAGGTGAGCTCGATGACGCCGTTGCCGAGGGTCGCCGCGCAGTCGGCGAGCACCCGCAGCTGGTCGGCCCGGATCAGGCCGCCGGGCAGCCGGACCCGGGCGAGCGGCCCGTCGGCGGCCTCGTGCACCTGCAGCGCCCCCGGACAGGCGTCGGGGCGGGTTCGTCCGGGAGCGTCGGGCTTGGGCACGAGATGGATGGTAACGCCGGATCTTGCCGTCGTAGGCTAAGGGCAGGCGGCGGTACGGAGGAAGCCGGTGCGAATCCGGCGCGGTCCCGCCACTGTCACCGGGGAGCGAACCCCAGCGATGGCCACTGCCCGTCCGGGTGGGAAGGCCGGGGCGAGCGTCGATCCGGGAGCCAGGAGACTCCGGCCGTCGTGACACCCCGCGACACGGGGCGAGGACCCCGAGGGAGGTATTGCGGCGTGCCCGTTGTTCTGCTGCTGTCCACGTCGGACACGGATCTGCTCAGCGCCCGGGCGAGCGGCAAGCCCTACCGGCTCGGCAACCCCGCACGGCTCTCCGTGGACGATCTGCCCGACCTGCTCGACGGCACCGACCTCGTCGTCGTACGCCTGCTCGGCGGTCGGCGGGCCTGGGAGGAGGGCCTCGATGCGCTGCTCGCCGGGCCGCGGCCGGTGGTGGTGCTCGGCGGCGAGCAGGTGCCCGACGCGGAGCTGATGGAGCTGTCCACGGTGAGCGGCGGGGTGTGCGCCGAGGCGCACGCGTACCTCGCCTACGGCGGGCCGGCCAACCTCGCCGAGCTGCACGCGTTCCTGTGCGACACGCTCCTGCTCACCGGGTACGGCTTCGCGCCCCCGCAGCCCACCCCCGCCTGGGGCGTGCTCGAGCGCGAGGCCCGCGACGTCGACGGCCCGGTGGTCGGGGTGCTCTACTACCGGGCCCACCACGTGGCCGGGAACACCGCGTTCGTCGAGGCGCTGTGTCGGGCGATCGAGGAGGCGGGCGGGCGGCCGCTGCCGGTGTACTGCTCGTCGCTGCGGGCCGCCGAGCCCGGCCTGATCGAGGCGCTGCGCGCGGCCGACGTGCTCGTGGTGACCGTGCTCGCCGCGGGCGGCACCCGGCCCGCGCTGGCGGGGGCGGGTGGCGACGACGAGGCCTGGGACGTCGGCGCGCTCGCCGAGCTTAACGTGCCGATCCTGCAGGCGCTGTGCCTCACCACGAGCCGCCGCGCCTGGGAGGAGAGCGACGACGGCCTCTCCCCGCTCGACGCGGCCGCGCAGGTGGCGATCCCCGAGTTCGACGGGCGGATCATCACGGTGCCGTTCTCGTTCAAGGAGTTCGACGCCGACGGCCTGCCGCGCTACGTGCCCGACCCGGAGCGCGCCGCCCGGGTGGCGGGCATCGCGGTACGGCACGGCCTGCTCCGTCGTACCCCGCCCGCGGAGCGGCGGGTCGTGGTGATGCTGTCGGCCTACCCGACCAAGCACGCCCGGCTCGGCAACGCGGTCGGCCTCGACACCCCGGCGAGCGCGGTACGGCTGCTCGCCGCCCTCGCCGCGGCGGGCTACGACCTCGGCGACGGCCTCCCCGGGGTGGCCGAGCAGGACGGGGACGCGCTCATGCACGCGCTGATCGCCGCGGGCGGCCAGGACCCGGACTGGCTCACCGAGGAGCACCTCGCGGGCAACCCGGTGCGGATCTCCGGCGCGGCCTACGCCCGCTGGTTCGCCACCCTCCCCGCCGACCTGCGCGAGGCGGTCGAGCGGCACTGGGGGCCGCCGCCGGGCGAGCTGTTCGTGCACGAGGGCGACATCGTGCTCGCCGCGCTGCGCGCCGGGAACGTCGTGGTGATGGTGCAGCCGCCGCGCGGCTTCGGCGAGAACCCGATCGCGATCTACCACGACCC of Thermobispora bispora DSM 43833 contains these proteins:
- the cobO gene encoding cob(I)yrinic acid a,c-diamide adenosyltransferase, with product MPQGRPPVIPDDGLTTRQRRNRPLVIVHTGPGKGKSTAAFGMALRAWNQGWPIGVFQFVKSAKWRTGEERALRLLGASGEGGTVTWHKMGEGWSWLRRSGTGHDHAAQAREGWEQVRRDLAAETYRFYVLDEFTYPLAWGWVDLDDVLETLRGRPGYQHVVITGRNAPERLVEAADLVTEMGKIRHPMDRGQKGQKGIEW
- a CDS encoding cell division protein SepF, whose protein sequence is MIKKLRPKDYNDAFYVGHCFRSGTAVVMDVSHLPDDVARPLVDFCAGLVYGRGGDMERLDRKVFLLQPPARPRIAAAHIPDLAHIAD
- a CDS encoding cobyrinate a,c-diamide synthase, with product MVIAAPSSGAGKTTVATGLMAALHARGLRVSPHKVGPDYIDPGYHAVATGRPGRNLDPFLVGEDLVGPLFRHGARGCDVAVVEGVMGLFDGHAGRDFASTAHVARLLDAPVVLVVDASRAGRSVAALVHGFATFDPRVRLGGVILNRIGSDRHEELCREALAGYPVLGAIRRDEAVATPSRHLGLVPAAERGAPAVDAVRRMGELVARCCDLEAIVRLARAAPPLGAAAWDPAEALARAAGGRGEPYRRSGTVVAVAGGPAFTFGYAEHVELLRAAGAEVAAFDPLRDEALPEGTAAVVLGGGFPEVYADRLAANERLRAALAAFGGPIAAECAGLLYLCRELDGRRMCGRIPAAARMTDRLTLGYREAVARRDSLLTRAGERLRGHEFHRTVVDRVPDPLLCWDGGADGFGDARLTATYLHLHWAGKPILAHRLVAAAAKYRWRSARARRPS
- a CDS encoding nitrate/sulfite reductase, with the translated sequence MPKPDAPGRTRPDACPGALQVHEAADGPLARVRLPGGLIRADQLRVLADCAATLGNGVIELTSRGNVQVRGLSGTVPGGGSAAEAFAARIAAAGLLPSATHERVRNIVASPFGEADLVDALDRELCARPGLARLPGRFLFSIGDLGLDADVTYAAGRLLLAGRDAGLAVPPERAVPTMLDAAEAFLRLRTTEWRIAELADGPARIAAALGGTAGEVRQAPPQPREPGVVAQPSGGLAVQALVPLGRLTPEQAHAIAGLAAEVRFTPWRTVVVRDVADPEAVRHGLVAAGLVTDPRSPWVGVTACTGLPGCARALADVRADAAAWVRARTAPAEVPVHWSGCERRCGLPRGRVRQMVATATGYREEGP
- a CDS encoding precorrin-8X methylmutase, coding for MTGYAGPPFDYIRDGAEIYRRSFATIRAEVDLDGLPPEVAQVAVRMIHACGMTDLVRDLAWSPQVVTRARAALRAGAPVLCDAEMVASGITRRRLPAGNEVVCTLNDPRVPELAERLGTTRSAAALELWRDRLAGSVVAIGNAPTALFRLLELVAEGAGRPAAVLGIPVGFVGAAESKLALVHSGLDYLVVHGRRGGSALAAAAVNAIACERE